From Thermus sediminis, a single genomic window includes:
- a CDS encoding GntR family transcriptional regulator — MEPKATIQRDTLSTQAYRALRRAILARQYPPGTRLVVRELAEALGLSPTPIKEALAALAREGLVQAMPHKGYQVPAPSPRDVREIYELREALEGLAARLAALRGERTLGERLEALLRTQEEAAGRGDLEAYGDLDLAFHRTLWEASGNERLRQAAENLNGLVRLLISTTAALPGRLPASLVEHGFILEHIRTKDPEGAENAMRHHVRQAWNALEAFFGLK; from the coding sequence CGCGATACCCTGTCCACCCAGGCCTATCGCGCCTTGCGCAGGGCGATCCTGGCCCGCCAGTACCCCCCGGGGACCCGCCTTGTGGTCCGGGAATTGGCGGAGGCCCTGGGCCTCTCCCCCACCCCCATCAAGGAGGCCTTGGCGGCCCTGGCCCGCGAGGGACTCGTTCAGGCGATGCCCCATAAGGGCTACCAGGTGCCCGCCCCAAGCCCCCGGGATGTGCGGGAGATCTATGAGCTGCGAGAAGCCTTGGAGGGCTTGGCCGCACGCCTGGCCGCCCTTCGGGGGGAGAGGACCCTGGGCGAGCGCCTAGAGGCTCTTCTGAGGACCCAGGAAGAAGCCGCTGGGCGGGGGGATCTCGAGGCCTATGGCGACCTAGACCTGGCGTTTCACCGCACGCTCTGGGAAGCATCCGGAAACGAACGCCTGCGCCAAGCGGCGGAGAATCTCAACGGCCTGGTTCGCCTTCTAATAAGCACCACAGCCGCGCTTCCGGGGCGCCTCCCCGCGTCCTTAGTGGAGCACGGATTCATTCTAGAGCACATCCGAACTAAAGACCCCGAAGGGGCGGAGAACGCAATGCGCCACCACGTTAGGCAAGCTTGGAATGCTCTGGAGGCCTTCTTCGGCCTTAAGTAA